The sequence GTTCTCTATGCTCctataaatcagaaaaacaatgCTTGTTGAGATTAATGGATGACAAGTATATTGTTTGGCTGATTTATAAAGCACCACAGTTTACAgtattacacacaaaaaaaataaagttattgaataaaagaaaaaatttcaaGCCTGTCCTCGTTTCAATATTTTGTCCTTGACCATGTATCCTAAATGCActaaaatatacttaaaaaaaaaaaaacaaggtagGAAAGAAACTCTGAAATATCTTCACTTGaataaaagctgctttaaaaatgattGAAAAGAATTAGTAGCTCTCATAGTAGCTACGACTTCTTATTTTGCTCAGAAAGCATTACTAATGGAGAAAGACATACCCAGACTGCAGTATACAAATTGGTATTagctgaaggaaacaaaaaactaaaataaTGCATCTCAGAAATTATATATCAGCTTCTGTAAAAAGTTGCAAATTTATTAGGGTGTGTTCTTTGATGGAGATATTGGAACTTTTTAATTTTCCACTTAAATCAGGTGTGGCTGTGAGGAAGGGGGGTATAGCAAACACATTAAAAGAACACCACCTATTCATGTGCTACCTTTACTCACTTCAAAAAGACCCGtatttgatttttgctttgtagAATGTGTTGGTAACCCTTCtcacttcttttcctgtttaCCACAGCTACAAGACCTTCTATTTGTCTCAAAACCTATGCTGTAACTGGCAGCTGCCCATTTGACACCCACATGCCACCAAATCTCAGCCATCTCCACAGGTGATGGAATAAACCTCTTGGAAACTCCTGAGCCCAAGAGAGGACAAGGACACAGTAGAAGGAGAAGGCAATTGGGACCAACTGAGAGAGTAGAGGCTTCCTGCTGTCAAAGGTAAAGTCCGTCCACATTTAACATGCTACTCTTAAAAATAATGGGCTAACTTCGGCAAACAGAGGAAAGGGACTTGCAGCAGTTATCTCTCACTTGATACGctccagaaaactgctttttcagttTGACTGTTTTGCCAACTGATGTGAAGaggggggaaaatggaaaaagctgTGCCTTGGTCGGAAGCTGTCAAAGGCATTAATGgtataaaaacattttgaaagtctCAAGTGGAGCATCTCCAGCTTCTGTTCAGCCCAGGAAAAACACTTTTGAATTTTGCCAAAATCAGATGCATCATACCTATAAATCTATATCTATGTTAtctgtatctatatctatatatctgtatctatctacgtatttatatatctatataaatatatctatatatctatataaaacagaattaattattttttgaaaatgttttactttttcttgttGAATCTATGGACCGCGTTTAAGGGGTCCCTGACAGGCAATTAAGAAAAGCTAGCCATTGCTGCAGTGCTTACTACAGTCACAGTATGTCGGGGTCACACATCAAAAGCATtagcaggaaataattttctgcccATACCTGTTGCTGCATGAACAGCTATCTAATGACTCAACATCTCGATATTTAGGGGTTTATGCATGAAAACAATGTTGAAATCAATAACACATATGTCCTACCTACAGCTAAAAACTAAGCATAGGAAAGAATTACACTATCAATGTAGATTGCAGCACTGCTTTTCTCTCATTACTCGTTATTTCTGCACAAGGGACTCTGTAGGGTTGAATGCTGTATTTGTAACAGGTTTCTCTGCATTGCACATGCCAGTTGACTATGGTAGAAACAGTCCTGATGCCCCAAGAAAAGCTGAGGCAGGTCAGGGAGGTGTGAGCAGCCTCCATACCTGGAGCAGAGGACACTGACTCCAGGTCCGCTCTGTGCTGTGTGTACTGATCCTCCTGTTTCCCTGCAGAAGGTGCCACAGCCAGGCAAGAAGGGGTGAATTCTGATTCCTTCCTCATCAATATGAAAATTTTCaccattctctctcttttcatataCCCAAGCAGCATCTTTGACTCAGGAGAACGTGCCTTCTACTATTAATGAATTAATCACTGTCATTCATATTATTGCTACAGCTTAATAACAATGATTATTACAAATGATCCTTCCCTCCTGGAAACTCTGTGCCTTTGAAGCTGTTTCAAGATGTGATCAGCCTGTATGCAAGCGTAACACAGGTGCAGAGTATAACAGATACGCAAACGTCTTAGCAGTGACAAGGGAAACTCCTTTGAAATAGTGTCTGTTGAAAGAAACATTACTTCTTAAAATGTGAACACTTAACTCTGCAAACCAGATCCCCTTTTACAGGAGTCATGAAGTgacatatgaaaaaagaaaacaccaaaaggTGGCTAAAGCACTGACTCACTTTTGGAGACCAGGTCAGGCTATTTTAAAGCTGTCTTCattgcaattcttcagaaaggatgAGGGAGGAAcaccctcaccccccacccccctagattgttttggttttctctaAACTAGAAAGCTGAAGTTAGGCAGAACAGGCAGGAGCGATAAACTGCTGTGTTTTAGCAATAGCTCACCAGCTAACCTGGAGGTCAGCGACAGCCTCACTGCAGCAGCCCAGAGCTTGGCACTGCAAGTGCTGCTGTGTAGCCCTGCAAACTCCATTTTTTGTATGCGATCCTGCACTCACCCATGGAAAACTAGCTTACATGTCTCTGCAGTCCATGCCAGTATCTAGCCCTGAGCAGCTCAGCTAAAAATGTGGTCATGCTGCTGGGTGATGTCTTGTTCAGCGGAGACACTTTTAGAAGGGTCTTTATGCTACAGGCAGAAAGCCTCCCCACCCCATGGAGCACAAGAAAATCCAGATTCTTAGATCAGATGCAGGTGTAGTACCATTTTGCACTGTTGCAACTATTCACAGCATGAATTTTTCCCTGTCACTATAATGATGAGGGGCTAACTCACTGGCACTGAGGCGGTTTCAGGCAAACCAAAAGCATCCCAGTGCTCACACTTAGGCACGCATAGGAACGGTCAGCAGGTTGGAGGTGCAGCTTTTTGTGGGGTACAGCTGCTCTTGAGCAGTGTAGATCAAGTGAGACCGAGTCTGTATTTTGCAGTCACTCTCTGCCTGGAGGCTGTGTGGCACAAGGAGAGGCAAAAGCCCCCCCTGGGAGTCCTGTGCCACGGCAGCCAGTCATTTATCCCTTGTTCTTTCCTGTACAGGTATCTGAGATGAATCCCACAAGCCAGTTCCTTGGCACAACAGAATATGACTATGGATATGATGAAAACACTGCTCCTTGCAATGAAGGAAACAACTTTCGCAGGTTCAAGTCCCTCTTTCTGCCGATCCTTTACTgccttgtgtttgttttctgtcttctgggAAACTCCTTGGTCCTTTGGGTTCTCCTGACCAGGAAAAGGCTGACAACGATGACTGACATCTGCCTGCTGAACCTTGCAGCCTCCGATCTCCTCTTTGTTGTGCCTCTCCCTTTCCAAGCCCACTATGCTTCAGACCAGTGGGTTTTTGGCAACGCTATGTGCAAGATAATGGCTGGCATTTATTATACAGGTTTTTATAGCAGTATTTTCTTTATAACCCTCATGAGCATAGACAGGTATATAGCAATTGTCCATGCCGTCTATGCCATGAGGATACGGACAGCCACTTGTGGCATAATTATCAGTTTAATCTTGTGGCTGGTGGCTGGCTTGGCTTCCATACCCAACATCATGTTTAACGAGCAGCTGGAAATTGAGCAGTCTGTGCAGTGTGTCTCCACGTACCCCCCAGGTGACAATACCTGGAAGGTTGCTTCTCAGTTTGCAGCCAATATCTTAGGCCTTTTGATTCCCCTTAGCATCCTCATTTGCTGCTATGCCCAGATACTGAAAAACCTGCAGAAATGCAAGAATCGGAACAAGATAAAGGCAATTAAGATGATTTTCATCATTgtcattgttttctttctcttttggacTCCCTTCAACATCGCGCTGTTCCTAGactctctgcagagcctgcacATCATCAATGACTGCAACACGAGCTACCAGATAGCCCTGGCCCTGCAGCTGACGGAAACCATCTCCTTCATTCACTGCTGCCTGAACCCCGTGATCTATGCCTTTGCTGGGGTGACATTCAAGGCCCATCTTAAAGAACTACTTCAGTCCTGTGTCCGTGTCCTCTTCAGCCCTGTTGGAGGCGCCGGGGCTGGTCAGTCGTTCTCAGTGCATACCCAGCTCTCTGGCTGCTCTGACAGTGCAGGGTTCCTGTGAGCCGCCCTAAGCTGCCTTCTTCTGGTGCAAGAAGTTGGCCTAAGTGCTGCCACGGCCCTGGAGGTTGTACCATGTGTGCAGCATCTTCTTGGGAGGACCAGTATATCTCTGCTTCCTTTTGGCATATGCTGTAAATTACGGCACAGTAAGTGGCAACATTAGTTTCTGAAGAGCACCAGTGCATTTACAAGATGGTGATGTTACAACCTTGCCACAAAAtgatttttaattaagttttagtGCTCTTTTAATACATTTCAGCAAGCAGGGTGCTTCCTCTAGTACTTATTTTCTCCTCTGATGAAAGTATTGCTTCTGCCTCACCCCCAAATACGCTCTACCTTGTGGAAGCTGTTCCATACCCAGATCCCTACATCCCTGGGACAGGCGTAGAACACCCCTCCGGGAAGCAGGGAAGGGGACAGGCTTGGGATCACTTCACATTGCAAAGAATCACCTCAGCCACTGTTACCATTCCCCCTTTGCTTCCGCTCCCAGACAAAGAGGCCCTTCAGCTCAGGGTCCTGTTGCTTTGCTGTAGGGTGCTCCCAGGGCCACAACCAGGGGGACCCTGGAACTGCTGCCACCCAAAGCAGCCTTTGATGAAGCAAAGATGCCTTCAAAAATAGCAGAGCAACACTGCCAGGTGCCCCTATATTGGTCACTTGTAGAGGCCCATGCTCTTGAATATGTCATCATCAAAGCAGCCTGGTAGTCTGCATCACACTGGAGGTGTGGGACCTCCAGCTTTGTGCCCCTAGTGCTCACTGCTAAATGTAAACACCACAAAATGCATGTAGCACAAAGGCTCCATCTCTTTTTCCATACATCATTGTTTTCTGCCAttttagaaatgctttctttGAATAAACATATTAACTGCACCTTTTTGTCTTGGCTCCTAAAAATCTTTCTAATGACTCACAAGCCTAGATGAGAATAAGGAAAGGACGCTTTTACTGATCTTTGAGCTGGTATCACATAAAATACATCTGATGGAACTAAGAGGCACCTTGGAGCTCTTCAGCAAAAGAAGTCTTGCCTCCACTTTGATGCTGAGaaagatttgttttcagaatacCAATAAGaactcacagtgaaaaaataacatttacgTTGAGGTAATATTACTGCAAAGGAAATTCTAAAAGTTAACAAGAGAGTACCTGAAACCAAGAAAAGCACAGCCTGGGTATTGTCAAAGATTGTATATATACTATATGTTTTCTTAGTTCtacctttccttctgaaaatataattgcatttttttatgtTTCCTAAAACTTTCAATTACATTTCTAACCTCAGTGCCAAAATATCTTGCCATTAGCTACATAATATAGAAAAGACTTCCTTAATTTATGATAGTGTAATTAACATTTCTAGGTTTATTCCTTCATGGATAAGAAATACCCTACAGCTCAATTATCCTattgttttacttctcagaaaACTTCTAGGTATTTAGAAACAAAGCCCTCTATTTGTGTATTTCTGTGGGGTCTTTTGTACTGCGCAGGCACTTTAATGATTGAAAAAAATATGGGCCAGCATCTCAGGTCAGGTATCTTCCCTCTGTGGCCAGAATTTTGGAATTTGGATAgaagtatttctgtttaaaatgttcAGTGATATTTACCATCATCTTACCTGTTGATGTTTCAGATGAAAAtggaagggagaagaaacaaaagttatgtgtatatatatatattcttttttaattggtATTTTGAGAAGAAGGGAAGACGGAAATGTTTTCTGGCCAGCTCTCACACACTGACAATGAGCTGCATCACTGCAACTTAGCACAAAACAAAAGTCAGGAGCCAAGTTTCCTGGCTGCAGTGTAGACACACAACTGACTGATCAAAGAGGGGGTCTCGGTCCAATCCAATACATGGCACTTACAGCACCAAGGAACAGTCTTCAAGGATATAAAGTGTCTGTGGAGCATGCCCTGCACTTTTTTAGCCCTCTAGATTTCAGGGGATGATCATTTCGTACCTCACAGCTTTTTTCTGATTGAAATTGGGCACGTGTGAAATGGCAAacaatttgtttgttttgtcaacAATTGTATAAAACAGACCAAAACCAAGCACAGACTCCTTTTAGGTAAAGATAGTATTCAGGGGCTCtccagttttaaaatacagatttggatCATATCTGCAATCTTGTCAGTCAGAATAAATAATAAGGAATAAGGAAAAAGGTCCctaaattcttatttttcaatAATTGTTTATTTGCCTTGctgaatttcaaatttcaaaaagaCAAGATGGTCAAAAACCTGTAATTTTTCAAAGATCATGCCCCTTTTCAGGTTGCCATGTCATTCAAAGTGATATGCCCCAGATATGCCCCAGACATGCCCCAGACATGCACAGTTCTTTCCAATGCCATCATGAAATTCTGCAAGTGTGAACCTAAAAGGTCCCAAAGAGACTCTTGCATCATTAATGCAGCAATGTTTTCAGCAGTAGACTAGGATTCTCTCTAGGTTATAAGACAAGGGCCAAACTCTTTGGTTTCTATTATTTGTTTGTCCAGCTCCATTGAAATcatgttctctgtgtgtgtggaaTAGCAGAATTTAGCCCAAATGATATGTGAAGTCTTAACCAAATAAGTAAAAAAGTAGGTTTTGCTGGACTCACTGCAgagtttcttcctcctccttgtctTCCACTGCTGTGTTTGAAAGACTGGTATTTAAGAATTCAGAAGGGTAGATCCAAACCTCCTTCCTCTGGTCAAGCAGTCTATCTCTCACAGATCAAGATTGTGGGTTCTTTGGACACTTTTCCCTTCAGAAGGCTCTTTCCCTGTCTAATGCGGCTGCAAAAAGCAATGATACAATGATTGCCCCTGTTATTGTATGAACTACCGGAATAGAGACACAAACATACTCGGCATCCCCCCAAGTACTCATACACAGCAGAGCTCTCAGAAGCATTGTGCCTCTTCTCTAagcatacaattttatttttaaagttgtaaaTCCACAGGATTTTATGCTACTCTTAGATGCAACAGAAAGAATCTACGGAGACACTAAGCAATGTTCAAAAATTTTTGCACTTCAATGCACTGAAACATTTCTGGTTAACAGCTCTACACCAGTAGGATCCTATTAAGTACTTGTACTTGGTACTGCTATTTTTTCcaatatccatttttttttaaggtagaaacTTGTCAACGATAATctgctttcttcttcagatgCAATATTCTCCCTCGAATAAAGCAGGTAGCAGGTAGCAGATGCACCGTTTCCTCAGTTTCAGGGGTTCTGACACAAACTGAAATTGGTAAAAGAACTTTGCAATCTACTCATAACCAGATCAATTACTTTTCTTGTGCTGAGATGTTGTCAGCTGCAAATACCACTGCAAAAGCACCAAGGAACATTCAGGCTTGATGTCACCTGGATTTCCTTGTGCTGTGTGTGGTAATGTGAATATATATGCCAAAATATCTAGCCCCACCTTGTTCCATTAAATTAGCAGAAAGCTGATGGCCATTCTCAAGAGGATGGAATAAGGAAATTACTGCTTTTCATAGAACAGATCTCCTAATCAGATGTTGCACAACTAAAGAATTAATGTTTCTCCAAGGACCAAGCTGCAACACCTATTGTTGTTATCAGATTGCCAGCTAAAGTGCGAAGTACCACTTTTCATGTTTGGTAACATTTCCCTACTTAGTTCTAAAATGTGTCTGAACCTGCTTGAACTTTCTAGGTATTGATTTTCACCTAACATGTTTCACAATTCTCTACTTTCCTGTTTCATGTGTCTCTGCCCTTTTGCAGTATGATGCCTATGATGCTATGACAGGAAAGTCTGACCTTATTCTAGTCCAAGACCACTTGTCAGCGtgcaacaaaacacccaaatgtgCACATGCTCAAAAACACCTCTCagacctttaaaataaattatctatAAAAGAATTGTGCAAAGAACTGGGAGAGTTAGAAAAGAACATCATGTAAGATGTGGTGCTATTGGTGATTCCTCCTGGATTTTCTCCAGCCTGTGATTGCCACGTTCACTGCTTTTGTAATGTTCCTCAGTCCTATTGACTTACCATGGGACAGCCCAACCTTAAGAAGATGTGAGATTAATTTTAGATGTGTCACATTTGGCCTACCTCCCCACGCTAGGGTCATGAGAAATCTGATTTCATGATGGCTCCTGGGAGATTAAAAAAGTGAACATGGGAGATCATTTCACAGGAATAAAAATTCCTTAAAGTTAGGGTCTGCCTATTCACGAATAGTACTTGGAGTAcactcttgctctctctctctctggcccCATGAAGCCTCCCTTTTCCCATAAGGAAAAATGAAGAGCTGCACCTGGTGTGAGAGCAGGGTAAAGTGCTGGTTTGTTCTGTGTTGGCATCTGGACGTGCCCTTATCGTCTAACAGGCGTAGAGGTCTGTGACCTTGCTAAGGGGCTATGCCCTCCCAATGGGAACAGTGACAGAAGGTCAAGGGAGACAATCCACAGAAGTTGTAGAAAATGTCTACTTTCTTTGCCTCTTCCACTTCTAGGGAGGAAAACTGGATGTTAATTTTTGACTAAATACTGGAGTTCCATttattcatctcttttttttggcTGTATCTGCTCAAGCTCCTAGATTAAAACTCAACAGGAAAACACAGGTAGAACTCTCAGTTAAGATGCTTAAGCAGTATTAAAAAAGTGGGAATCAACCTGTAGAAACCACTCTTTGAAACAATGTCAGAAATCATGCAATACTTCAGGATCATacagctctggaaaaaaatcacatcatctACATTACTTGAGCTAATCTTCCCAGTGAATTTGGGAAACCATGAGTATAGGACTCTGAAGAGTTGAAAAATTTATTCATGCTCCTACCACTTGTTCTTTGCTGCCTGTTAGATGCTGAGGACAGTGGTCTCCAGGCAGACCCATCACTGGCAGCCCCAGGTAGCTTTCCAACCCTGTGACCATGCACTCTCAAGAGGTTAGGTTATTTGGCAAATGTGTGAAATTCAAAAGACATTGCAGATTATTTCACAGTAACAAGCTTAGCTCACAAGTCACACACACTACTAGATGGCAAAGACCTAGAAAAAGTGTGCTTTAGGTGcctagaaatatatattttttttttccccagtacaaTTTCTACAATGGTCAGTTCAGGGTCATGAAGAGATAACAAAGTCACTTTCAAAATCAGAAATGTGCCAACACAGTAAATACAGTATCAGATAGAGAGGCTGCTTCAGATACACAAACATGTGAGGTCAAAAAAGTGTTCTGCTGTGCTCAGGCAAATTAGCAGCTGAGAGCTATGACTAACAGGTCACACGGCTGCTGGTCCTGGATCTAGCTCAGATGTACCTGTAACTGTGCAATATAAACACATTTCTTCACTTGTTACAGCCTGTGCCTCAAAATGTTCCCAGGACTGGCTTTTGGAGGGTCTCTCAGGTTCTCTAGCAGTTCAGGGATGTGGACTTCAGTAGTCTGTGACAGTAGGAGCATGGGAGACATGAAGAAGCCCCAGAATCTGTGACTGGGAAGGGAGATTTGTGACAAAACCAAATAGTGCCACCAACTGCTGGGAACCCAGCACAGGGTGGCTAAaatgaatatggaaaaaaaatatgtcaatAACAGTTGCTGTATGGTAGAAGATAATcgtatcatggaatcatagaataccaggttggaagggacatcaaggatcacctggtccaacctttcttggcaaaagcatggtctagacatgatggcccagcaccctctccAGTTGAATTTTAAAAGTGTACAATGTTGgcgaatccaccacttccctggagacattATTTCAACGGCCGATTTTTCtcattgtgaattttttttctgttgtgtccAACTGGAATCTCCCCAGGGGTAACTCATACCCAtcaccccttgtcttttccatgtgactccttgtaaaaagggaatctctcttttctttgtagccaccctttaaatactggaacatagtgataaggtctcccctaagccttcttttctcaaggctgaacaaacccagttctctcagcctttcctcatatggcaggcttctcagtcctttgatcatctttgtggcccttctctggcccctctccagcctgtccacatctttttagCATAGCgcggaccaaaactgaacacagtaatgCAGGTGTGGCCTAACAAGCACTGAGTGGAGTGGGacaatgacttctttatctcttctggtgatgcccttgttgatgcaacccagcatcttgttggctttctttgctgcagcagcacactgttcactcatattgagcttgttgtccaccaggacccctaggtccctttccacagctgCTCCCCGGTTGGGTAGATCCCAACCTGTGCTGCACTCCCGGATTATGTTTTCGCAGATGCGAGATTTTACACTTGTCCTCATTTAACTTAATTGTAAAGTGAAAAATCATCCCATCtctcagtgggatggggaaatGTGAAATTATGATGCGGCACTGCTCTTAATTCCAGGAGCTGTTTTAGCCACTCTCCTACTCAGAAATTTCAACCCACTGTAATGTACTCTTGAGCTTTCTGCTTCATTGTTCCGTTTTCTTTCTTCTGGGGCACTTCCCTTAGCACAGCCTTCCCGCTCCTAAGGACCACTTCCTCTGTTTCAGGAGTCTCTAGCACCTTCATTTCTTTTCCGCTGTAAATGTGCTACAGGGTAAGTCTGTGCCTTTGTCCCCTATCCTTTCCTCACAGCACACCTCTTCGCTTCTCCGTATCAGCTTGCCAGGCTGTTGAGTCTCAAAAGCTTGAGCTTAGCAAAGCCGCCTCGTGCAGAAGGTTGGTGAGTAAAAGAGACATTGTTGAATTCCTGTAGCTTCACTATCTCCAGCTCAAAAATATAAACTTTTCCTGAAATATATTACTATATCCTCTTAGTATTGTATTGTAAAATATTCACTGAATATTACCTCTTTTTACAGGGGGACGTAATGAGGGAGACTTCTGTAACCCTGTAAGTGGAGACTGCTTTCCGAGTGTCTTCTGTAGCCCTGACACCCCATAATATGGTATTTCACCCAGTAATACTGTATTGGTATTGCTGTCACCAGGCCATAGGCTTTGTACTGAGTATgcaaggcctcaggactgaggcTTGCCAGCCTGCCTTTGTCTGAACTCGACCTGCCTGAAGCTTTATCTTTGCTTGGTTTAGCTGCAACAGCAGTTCATCTGAGCAGGTGTCTGTATTTAATTTGTCTTAGTTTTGCTTATTGTGTGTGCCACACACTTTGTGTGCCACAACCACAGTTTTTATACAGATAGTACTAAAAAGTAGTTATCCTTCCTAACATGACTCTAACATGATGCTGCAACACAGAGAAATACAGTCCTAGTAAATAGCAGAGGCTTTGAGAAATAGGGGCAGAGGATGAGGTGCAGAGGGACCCTTTCATAAGGGACTGACAGGCTGAAGCCATTGACCTTAGGACTCAGAGGAGCAGTGGAAGAATAAAAGCATTATGCTTAGAAAAGGGGTATAAAGTAGGAAGTATGTATACAACAAATTTaactattatttttgttattattattgttgagATGTTTCTGCCCAGAAGTAttcatgtcttttttgtgggttttttttctctttcctttcttttcctgagaTAATTAGATCTGGGCTAATAATGATTGTTGGATTAGAGTGCTAAAAGTTCAATTACACTAACAGTAAATTCTTAGATTTATGTGTACGGTGTTTCCTTTTTGTCCATAACAGAACTGTGAGAATTGTATTTGCCCCAGGCAAGGCCAACTAGGCAGCATTGAGCACCCTGGTAGACAGCCTGGGTTGTGGCACTGCAAATTTATGAGGTACAGCACCACTTTGGGGAAACCCAAAACAGGCGAGAGTGAACGTGCCTCACCCTGAAGGCCTGAGATCCCACAGGTCTGTATACGTAATTAATTTAAAGCCAGGTTGTGTCACATGTTGGAGATCCACCACTGAATTCAGTCATCGGGATTAGTATAATGTTTTCCAGGGCTTGACATTAGTGTTAAAAAGACCCAGATAAGAACTACTTATTACCTTCTCCTCTTATTTAAGATAAAGATACAAAGATGAAGAGTTGGTTCAGCCAAAATCAATGATATGGATTTGTGATTTGTGGCCACACACTATAACTACCTGTAGTCCTTACAGTAGAATCTTGGCTACAGAAACACACCTCATATGGTCTTCCTTCTGATACCTTGTGTGGGTTTTGCTCTTCTAAATTAGAAATACATTATAACCCGAATATATTATCCAATGCAAACTCCAAATGCATCAATAAATAACCCAGAAGTGAGATGCAAAACTTCCTGTGGTTTacaattttctgctgaaatgacCTCATAATGCCACTAAGTTCTGAAGCTTGCCCGACTT comes from Numenius arquata chromosome 7, bNumArq3.hap1.1, whole genome shotgun sequence and encodes:
- the LOC141466491 gene encoding C-C chemokine receptor type 8-like codes for the protein MNPTSQFLGTTEYDYGYDENTAPCNEGNNFRRFKSLFLPILYCLVFVFCLLGNSLVLWVLLTRKRLTTMTDICLLNLAASDLLFVVPLPFQAHYASDQWVFGNAMCKIMAGIYYTGFYSSIFFITLMSIDRYIAIVHAVYAMRIRTATCGIIISLILWLVAGLASIPNIMFNEQLEIEQSVQCVSTYPPGDNTWKVASQFAANILGLLIPLSILICCYAQILKNLQKCKNRNKIKAIKMIFIIVIVFFLFWTPFNIALFLDSLQSLHIINDCNTSYQIALALQLTETISFIHCCLNPVIYAFAGVTFKAHLKELLQSCVRVLFSPVGGAGAGQSFSVHTQLSGCSDSAGFL